A window of Hugenholtzia roseola DSM 9546 genomic DNA:
TCGCGGTCAGATTTGGTGCCGAATACCGAAACGATAGCTTTTGTTAGAAAATCCATAAAATATAAAAACGATATGTACCGAAGTTGAAATTACAAAGGGAAAACAAACTGCTGGTAGGCAAGGCGCAGCTTGTAAAAATAGAAAAAGCAGAAGGCTTTTGCTTTCATAGAAAGAAACCCGCCATATTGATTTATGCAGGCTTTTTTTTAGCCAAACCCGACAAATTGTCAGATTTTACCCCGCTCCGCAAAAAGGCGAAAGGGCAGGGCAAGATTTAGGCAAGTTGGCTCAAAGCCGCTATGAAGCACAAAATTACGAAATCATGGGGAATAAAGGATAAAAATAGCGCGTTTTCGGATAAAAAAGCCCTTAAAAGTATTCCATTTCGGCAAGCCACTGCCTCGCTTACGCACTTTGAAATAGGAACTTCGCCCTGCCTTTTAGCTTTCTAAGGTAGAATTGAGCCACAGCCAAGCGGCGGCCTCGGTTTCGAAAAATGCCGTCTTGATTTGCTGCCCCTGTGCCTCGTCCATTGTTTGCTCGATGGCGATTTGTGCAATCTCGTCGGGCGGCATCAGAAAAGCCTCCTGCACGATACCTGCCTCTACTTCGGCGGCGTTGATGTGGGTATCTATCCATTCTTGGAGCGCAGGCTCTACCAAAATCTGAAAATTTCGCAAGTCCCAAAGAATTTTCTTTGCCTGATACAAAGTGATAAAGGGTAGAAAATTGGGCATTTCGGATTGGAAAAGTTCTACTTCATTTTCCAAAAAAAATAGCTCGATTTGAAGCACAGCCTCACCTTCGGGCGGCTTGGTTTGGGCTTTTGCGGTTTGAGGGGTGATTTCGGTGCTGACTGCATCTTGACTTTCATCTTGATTTGGGCTATTTTTTTCTTCTATATCTTCAATAACATTTAAAAAATCAGACGAAAAATCAGATACCAAACAAAGCCATACGCGCCAACGCGCTTGTTCATAAATTATACTTTTTTGCATAAAAATTGTATTAAAAATTGAATACTATAAAAAATAACAACCCTTTTAAAAAGGTGGTGGTGCATTGAGGTTATTGCCTTTAAAGGGCTGCTGGTGCAAATTTTTATCGGAAAGCGTATATCTGACTGTTCCGTTGTCCAAAAAATCGGTTTCGAAAACGCCTTTGGCATACAAATCTTCGAGCCTTTCCTGCGCCTTCCCCAAATCCACGCCCAAGAGTAAGCATAGGTGCGAAGCCGTAACACTGCCCCCTGCACGCGCTACCTCGCTAATTAGATTTGCGTCGGATAATTTACGCGCCAAAGCCTTCGCCTTCGCTTTTTTATTGTACCAAAAACCAACCCCCGCAAAAGCCAGAAGCACGCATAAGGTAGGAAGCAAAATGGTGATGATTCTCAAAAATATCATACTTACTTTGGTTTAAAATGAGGCATTTAGCAGAAAAAAGAGCGTTTTGAAGATTTCACTCCTCGCTCTGAAAGGCAAAATAAGGGTTTTTAGATAAAAAAGCAACCCTGCGCCTCAATTTTTGTTTATGTTTTGTTTTCTATCTTTGCACAGGTCTTAGGCTCAGTCTTAGGCTTGTGCTTTTCAAGACCCTGCTGAACATAGAAATATTGCGAACTTTGCAATTATTTTTATGCTTCTTTTTATGATTCTTTTTGCAATTCTTTTTGCAATTCTTTTTGCCTTTAAAATTAGACAAACCCCAACTCCCATGATGACAAGCGATAGCTTCTGGATTTACTTACAATTAGGCTTTGAACACCTGACAGACTGGCAGCAAGGCTACGACCACTTGCTTTTCATTGCCGCCTTAGCCGCTCTCTACGATTGGAAGGCTTGGAAAAAAGTAGTGGGCTTGGTCAGTGCTTTTACCTTAGGACATTCGCTCACGCTCCTATTGGCAGGCTTGGGCATTATTCCCTTCTCTGCCGATTGGGTAGAATTTCTGATTCCCGTTACGATTTTGCTAACGGCACTCTGGAATTTGAGCGGCTTGCTCTGGAAAGAGGCAGGTGCGCATTTCGGACTAACCTACGCCCTTACAACGATTTTTGGGCTTATTCATGGCTTGGGTTTTGCCAATACCGCTCGCGCTTTGATAGGCAAAGCGCAAAGCCTTTGGGTTGCCGTCTTGGGTTTCAATGTAGGCGTTGAAATTGGGCAACTTCTGATTGTCGCCGTCTTGTTCGCCTTAGTGGGCGTATGGACGCAGGTTTTGAAACTCGATAAAAAAATATGGACAGCCGCTCTTTCCCTGCTTGTGGCTCTGCTTGCGGCGCAAATGGTTTGGGAAAGGGCTGCATTTTTGGCAGAGTAATAAGGCAGACACAGTTTTTCAAACTTGACACGAAATAAAATTTGGCATGAATCCTATTTTTGGATATGAAACCTTCTTTTTATTTCAACCTCGCTTCGGACAAGGCAGTGCCTTGTCCCTACGACCGTTGCAACAACGCCCTACTTTTCTCCACTTTGTCCTGCAAAATCGCATCAAAAAGTTTAGATAATGACCTTTACCCCCAAGACAACGATGTCATCAATTTGCTTTTCACCTCCTTGTAGCACCCAATTTTGCAGGGTAGTGCTTAATTTTTCCTGCTGTTGGGGCAGAGGCTCTTGTGCATTTTGAGCAAGCAACTCCTTGAAGCGTTTTTTCATAAACTTCTTTCTCTCTTTTCCGCCGAATTGGTCTTGATAGCCGTCGGAGGCAAGATAAAAGGTCGTTTCACTTTCCAAATCAACGGTTTGCGTCTGATAGTGGCGTTCTCTGCCATACTGCCTACTTCCAATGGGCATCTTATCCGCCTTTATCTCTGTAAAAGTTTGATTCTGCCAACAATAAATCGGACTCATGGCGGCGGCAATTTGTGCCTTCTTAGCTGCCCTATCGATGACCAAGACGGAAACGTCCATGCCGTCGGTATTGTCGGAAACATCTTGTCGTAGTGCCTTGTAGATATAAAAATGCAGTTTGTTTAAAATTTGGTCGGGCTGATAGGTATGTTCCTGAAAGACAATGCTATTGAGCGCGGAAATTCCCAAAGTAGACATAAAAGCACCCGGCACGCCATGCCCTGTGCAGTCTGCCAATACCAAAATCAATTTTTCACCGACTTCCTCACACCAATAAAAATCGCCACTGACAATGTCGCGAGGCAAATAGAGGACAAAAAACTCGTCGAAAAGTTGTCTGACACGCTCCTGCTGCGGCAGTAGGGCATTTTGAATACGACTTGCATAGACAATACTCGCCTTTACTTCCTCGTTGCTCTTTTTGATAAGTTCGTTTTGCGATTGCATCACCTCCAAGATAGAAGAAAGTTCTTCGTTGTGTTGTGAAATTTCCTCGCTTTGCTGCTGAATTTCGTCGTTTTTTTCTTGTAGCTCTAAGTTTTTTTCCAAAATTTCGGCGGTTCGCTCCTGAATTTTTCGCTCCAAAACGGCATTTTGCTCCTCTATGAGTTGCAACTTTTCGGCTCGCTCGCGCTCTCTTTCCTTTCTCAAAAGGTTGAGTCTATCGCCCAAAGCAAGGGAAAACATCCAAACTTCTAAGGCTACGCCAAAATAAAGTGCGCTACGTGTATAAGGATTGTAGGTGAAAGCAATGCCATTGGCTACGGAAAAAAAGCAAAAAGCACCAGCCATCAGCAGCGTCCAGCCTAAGGCGTAGAAACGCGCTCTTGGGTCTTTTTTATAGACAAAATAATAAGCCGTAATCAGGCAGGTGAGATACAAAACCATCACTAAGGCTTGAAAAATATTGAGCAAATCGCCACGCACAATACCTAATAGCGAAAGGATAGGATAAATACCCACCATCACAAAAACAATCGTAAGGATAGCCTTCCTTCCGAAATTGCCTTTTTTGGGGCTTAAATCCAAGTATTTGATACAAAACATGCCCACAAAAAAGTAGGCAGGCGCGTGCCAAAGGATAAAATATTGATTTAGATTATAGCGATTGATAAAGCCAAAATCCCATTGTAGAAAAAACGGATAATTATTGGCATACATCATACCAAACATCATAGTTGCTAAATAGCCCATGTAATAGCCGTAGATATGCTCACGTGTAGAGGCATATAAAAAGCCATTGTAGAGGAGCATAATGATAATCAAGCCGCCAAACCCTGCTGTAAGAAAGTCATAAACGGTCTTGGTTTTGTGCAAAGATTTGAGCGTTCCTATTTCTATGGGTACTTCTAAGGTTAGAT
This region includes:
- a CDS encoding HupE/UreJ family protein → MMTSDSFWIYLQLGFEHLTDWQQGYDHLLFIAALAALYDWKAWKKVVGLVSAFTLGHSLTLLLAGLGIIPFSADWVEFLIPVTILLTALWNLSGLLWKEAGAHFGLTYALTTIFGLIHGLGFANTARALIGKAQSLWVAVLGFNVGVEIGQLLIVAVLFALVGVWTQVLKLDKKIWTAALSLLVALLAAQMVWERAAFLAE
- a CDS encoding 7TM diverse intracellular signaling domain-containing protein; this translates as MLKKLLQNLLCLLLSTILFPPSLLWGQQKLAEPYAWIESSQKISFKDKSISFLIGESVSFYEEIEQTDAEGKVVRMDIAQIVALDKKGAFLPNDKPVFARPASTSRFWFRFTVENHTDEDIWINVGSTYPWFINFYALDSADTPQLLHQTGSMRPEESKAYPANTFWLPINKKGETQPKVYYLSIDANLTLEVPIEIGTLKSLHKTKTVYDFLTAGFGGLIIIMLLYNGFLYASTREHIYGYYMGYLATMMFGMMYANNYPFFLQWDFGFINRYNLNQYFILWHAPAYFFVGMFCIKYLDLSPKKGNFGRKAILTIVFVMVGIYPILSLLGIVRGDLLNIFQALVMVLYLTCLITAYYFVYKKDPRARFYALGWTLLMAGAFCFFSVANGIAFTYNPYTRSALYFGVALEVWMFSLALGDRLNLLRKERERERAEKLQLIEEQNAVLERKIQERTAEILEKNLELQEKNDEIQQQSEEISQHNEELSSILEVMQSQNELIKKSNEEVKASIVYASRIQNALLPQQERVRQLFDEFFVLYLPRDIVSGDFYWCEEVGEKLILVLADCTGHGVPGAFMSTLGISALNSIVFQEHTYQPDQILNKLHFYIYKALRQDVSDNTDGMDVSVLVIDRAAKKAQIAAAMSPIYCWQNQTFTEIKADKMPIGSRQYGRERHYQTQTVDLESETTFYLASDGYQDQFGGKERKKFMKKRFKELLAQNAQEPLPQQQEKLSTTLQNWVLQGGEKQIDDIVVLGVKVII